In Legionella lytica, one genomic interval encodes:
- a CDS encoding leucine-rich repeat domain-containing protein: MPTYAMSAYVDAQANAKLPENITLVLTTWDDYRNFLSIKIEKKVIALDFSNIKLSKDDVSNLVMALNELPSISKLTLSNCQLTDLHEELLGQLKYITDLDLNNNLLQQPGLKVQKLKSLCLNNNSQLDVSVVLLNLSKGIGTLEKLDLANCNVTDSELISLVSMSFGMLTILDLSNNFLSDEGQEFLLQRQNHNTSLQEINLLGNMGITSLQIIPFASEDNSHLIAESFLPRLEQQIKTAREKLDKLSPQPEPEASSSQASSSKASSPKLVPVNLFKGATKNASEQLKVLEKLMDMQAIVIKKLTLSRESLSLDKIERMQKQIETYLQQFMDAKKAKVVQHQNSPRSASPDFSKSRPRSPSSPRSPSSPRTGSMRNMSKFFDTQQTSMGIAESDLALKLITGKQIDFATKLVTAQENLISYLKSQINEQLPEQVRTLRLG, encoded by the coding sequence ATGCCAACTTACGCAATGAGCGCTTATGTAGATGCGCAGGCTAACGCCAAATTACCTGAGAACATAACGCTTGTCTTAACTACATGGGATGATTATCGTAATTTTTTAAGCATAAAAATTGAAAAGAAGGTAATTGCCTTGGATTTTAGTAACATAAAACTGTCTAAGGATGATGTAAGTAATTTAGTAATGGCACTTAACGAGTTACCCTCCATAAGCAAATTAACTCTAAGCAATTGTCAGCTTACCGATCTCCATGAAGAACTACTGGGCCAATTAAAGTATATTACTGATCTTGATTTAAATAATAATCTGTTACAACAGCCGGGGCTAAAAGTCCAAAAATTAAAATCACTGTGCTTAAATAATAATTCACAGCTGGATGTCTCGGTAGTACTATTAAACTTGAGTAAAGGTATTGGCACTTTAGAAAAACTTGATCTGGCTAATTGCAATGTTACAGACTCCGAACTAATTTCACTGGTTTCTATGTCATTTGGAATGTTGACAATCCTTGATTTGTCTAATAATTTTCTTAGTGACGAAGGGCAAGAATTTCTATTACAACGACAAAATCATAATACGTCGTTACAAGAAATCAATCTGCTAGGAAATATGGGCATTACTTCCTTACAAATAATTCCCTTTGCCTCTGAAGATAATAGTCATCTCATCGCGGAAAGTTTTTTACCTCGCTTAGAACAGCAAATAAAAACTGCTCGAGAGAAATTAGATAAATTAAGTCCACAACCCGAACCTGAAGCATCCTCTTCTCAAGCGTCATCCTCTAAAGCCTCATCGCCGAAATTAGTTCCTGTAAATTTATTTAAAGGAGCTACGAAAAATGCTTCTGAACAGTTAAAAGTATTAGAAAAGTTAATGGATATGCAGGCTATTGTGATTAAAAAATTAACATTAAGTCGTGAATCATTATCCCTTGATAAAATAGAGCGTATGCAAAAGCAAATAGAAACATACCTTCAACAATTTATGGATGCCAAAAAAGCGAAGGTTGTACAGCATCAAAATAGCCCTCGTTCAGCTTCACCAGATTTTAGCAAAAGCAGACCACGTTCACCGAGTTCTCCGAGGTCACCAAGCTCTCCACGAACTGGCTCTATGCGTAATATGTCAAAATTTTTTGATACACAGCAAACTTCTATGGGTATAGCTGAAAGTGATTTGGCATTGAAGCTTATTACTGGGAAACAAATAGACTTTGCTACAAAACTGGTTACCGCTCAAGAAAACTTAATAAGTTATCTGAAATCTCAGATTAATGAACAGTTGCCTGAACAAGTGCGCACATTAAGATTGGGCTAA
- the ftsW gene encoding putative lipid II flippase FtsW, which yields MKPRHVNQRGKPVSKPISLYDKWLISVVIGLLIIGLMMVASSSVMISTKYFHQPFHFLIRQACYLFAGLMIALIVVRTDSSFWERISGPMLMVCLFMLLIVLIPGIGKMVNGSRRWLSIGPIGVQVSEIAKLTMIFYLAGYLVRQQKAVSESILGFIKPMVVLGVVSVLLLREPDFGATVVISGTVMAMLFLAGVKLRYYIGLLLIVMGALAFLAVSSPYRLARLTAFLDPWADQYNSGYQLTQSLIAFGRGGWFGAGLGESIQKLLYLPEAHTDFLFAVLAEELGLVGILMVIALYSILVFRGLTIAYNAFVQERFFASYTAYGLTFWLGLQATINMGVNSGLLPTKGLTLPLMSYGGASMVINCVVIALLLRIDHENRWQALGLKPLSA from the coding sequence ATGAAACCAAGACACGTTAATCAAAGAGGTAAACCTGTAAGCAAACCCATTTCTCTTTATGATAAGTGGTTGATTAGCGTTGTCATTGGTTTATTAATTATTGGCTTGATGATGGTTGCGTCAAGCTCAGTCATGATTTCTACTAAATATTTTCATCAACCCTTTCATTTCTTAATTCGTCAGGCTTGCTATTTATTTGCGGGGTTAATGATTGCCCTTATTGTGGTGCGTACGGACAGCAGCTTTTGGGAGCGTATTAGTGGGCCTATGCTTATGGTCTGTTTGTTCATGCTGCTTATCGTATTAATTCCAGGAATTGGAAAAATGGTGAATGGTAGTCGACGTTGGTTGTCGATTGGGCCAATAGGGGTTCAGGTTTCTGAAATTGCAAAGCTTACGATGATTTTTTATCTTGCAGGCTACCTGGTTCGCCAGCAAAAAGCAGTAAGTGAGAGTATTTTGGGCTTCATTAAGCCGATGGTGGTTTTGGGTGTGGTTTCCGTATTATTGTTACGCGAGCCTGATTTTGGTGCGACCGTAGTGATTTCTGGCACGGTTATGGCCATGCTATTTCTAGCAGGAGTTAAATTACGGTACTATATAGGGCTATTGCTCATAGTTATGGGGGCGCTGGCTTTCTTGGCAGTTTCTTCCCCTTACCGACTTGCTCGTCTAACCGCGTTTTTAGATCCTTGGGCTGATCAGTATAATAGTGGTTATCAGTTGACGCAGTCATTGATTGCTTTTGGACGTGGTGGCTGGTTTGGTGCGGGACTCGGAGAGAGTATTCAGAAGTTATTGTATTTACCTGAAGCGCACACCGATTTTTTATTCGCAGTGTTAGCAGAAGAGTTAGGTTTAGTGGGCATTTTGATGGTCATTGCCTTGTATAGTATTCTGGTATTTCGTGGGCTGACGATTGCATACAATGCGTTTGTACAGGAACGGTTTTTTGCATCATATACAGCCTATGGTTTGACCTTTTGGTTAGGGCTGCAAGCAACTATTAACATGGGGGTAAACTCAGGTTTACTGCCTACAAAAGGGTTAACTTTACCACTGATGAGTTACGGTGGTGCAAGTATGGTAATTAATTGTGTGGTCATCGCATTGTTATTGCGCATTGATCATGAAAATCGTTGGCAGGCTTTAGGACTAAAACCGCTGTCAGCATAA
- the murC gene encoding UDP-N-acetylmuramate--L-alanine ligase, which produces MGRVEQIHFVGIGGVGMCGIAEVLHNQGYRITGSDAGESSTVQRLKSLGIPVYLGHEAEHIRGADVVVRSSAVGMDNPEVAAAREQMIPVIPRAAMLAELMRFRHGIAVAGTHGKTTTTSLVSSLLAEGGLDPSFVIGGKLNSAGVNAKLGQSPYFVVEADESDASFLFLKPMMAIVTNIDADHMSTYDDNFDKLRTTFLEFLHHLPFYGLAVVCVDDPEVRGIVPQIERPTLTYGFSDDAHYRAVDWTQNELISEFTVIRPAPHAVLNIRFQYPGRHNVLNALAAIAIATELGVDDAAIMSALAKFQGVGRRFQMLGEKHFERGSALIVDDYGHHPQEILSTIDAFRRVWPNKRLVHVFQPHRYSRTQSLHDQFVDVLKLSDKLFLFDIYSAGETAIPGISSESLAQKIESCDKNVTLVNERSLKAMLDEFIQDGDVILMQGAGNIGQIAVNLMKEEL; this is translated from the coding sequence ATGGGGCGTGTTGAACAAATTCATTTTGTTGGAATTGGTGGTGTAGGCATGTGTGGTATTGCTGAGGTATTGCATAATCAGGGATATCGCATCACCGGCTCTGATGCAGGTGAGAGTAGCACGGTACAACGGTTAAAATCTCTAGGTATTCCTGTTTATCTCGGCCATGAGGCAGAGCACATTCGCGGGGCTGATGTTGTCGTACGCTCCTCTGCGGTGGGCATGGATAATCCTGAAGTTGCAGCGGCACGAGAGCAGATGATCCCGGTGATACCGCGTGCTGCAATGCTCGCTGAGTTGATGCGTTTTCGCCATGGTATCGCAGTTGCTGGAACGCATGGTAAGACAACCACAACGAGTTTGGTCAGTAGCTTATTGGCAGAAGGGGGCCTCGATCCCAGTTTCGTTATTGGTGGTAAATTAAATAGTGCCGGTGTTAATGCCAAGCTTGGTCAGTCGCCTTATTTCGTCGTCGAAGCTGATGAGAGCGATGCCTCATTCTTATTCCTTAAGCCTATGATGGCAATTGTCACCAATATTGATGCTGATCACATGAGCACCTATGATGATAACTTTGATAAGTTGAGAACCACCTTCCTTGAATTTTTACATCATTTACCATTCTATGGGCTTGCCGTAGTCTGTGTGGATGATCCTGAGGTACGTGGTATTGTACCCCAAATTGAGCGTCCTACCTTAACTTATGGATTTAGTGATGATGCCCATTATCGCGCCGTTGATTGGACTCAGAATGAATTGATTAGCGAATTTACCGTAATTCGCCCAGCCCCCCACGCAGTGCTTAATATTCGTTTCCAATATCCAGGGCGTCATAATGTATTAAATGCCCTAGCCGCGATTGCGATTGCTACCGAGCTAGGTGTTGATGATGCTGCTATTATGAGCGCTCTTGCCAAGTTTCAAGGGGTTGGTCGTCGTTTTCAAATGTTGGGTGAAAAACATTTTGAGCGCGGTTCAGCTCTAATTGTTGATGACTATGGTCATCATCCACAAGAAATCTTATCAACCATTGATGCATTTCGTCGTGTGTGGCCGAATAAGCGTTTAGTGCATGTGTTCCAACCCCATCGTTATTCCAGAACACAATCTTTGCATGATCAATTTGTCGATGTATTGAAACTGTCTGATAAATTATTTTTATTTGATATTTATTCTGCTGGTGAAACAGCTATTCCGGGAATTAGCAGTGAAAGCTTAGCACAAAAGATCGAAAGCTGTGACAAAAATGTTACATTAGTGAATGAGCGCTCGCTTAAGGCTATGTTGGACGAATTTATCCAAGATGGTGATGTTATTCTAATGCAAGGTGCTGGGAATATTGGTCAAATTGCAGTGAATCTGATGAAAGAAGAACTGTAA
- a CDS encoding D-alanine--D-alanine ligase family protein, which produces MSKPINLALLYGGKSGEHEVSLVSAASVLTHLDAEKYHIIPIAMDKEGFFHVHQYEDLLAYKDKLPVVTERSKPLASLLIDGRFAVDAEVVFPVVHGPLYEDGCLQGILELAGIAYVGCDVLPSAIGMDKDMTRRVACIDGLQSARYKLLSWHTPTAERQRFCQEVATEFGWPLFVKPCSMGSSVGIHKAKNMSELLAAVDDALRYDEEIIVESFIEGREIELSVLESLDPSAAPRVSIAGEICVHHPDGFYSYSAKYLESNQTDLIIPAPLSAALAERLKQASADVFTRLKCKGMARVDFFVNDKTETIYFNEINTLPGFTSISMYPKLWQASGLAYPDLLDELIRIAQVHQNCRKHLVTNYQ; this is translated from the coding sequence ATGTCTAAGCCAATCAACCTGGCACTGCTTTATGGTGGAAAATCCGGAGAGCATGAAGTTTCATTAGTTTCGGCTGCATCTGTTTTAACTCATTTGGATGCAGAAAAATATCATATTATTCCGATTGCCATGGATAAAGAGGGATTTTTTCATGTGCATCAATATGAAGATCTATTAGCCTATAAAGACAAGCTTCCAGTAGTTACAGAACGCTCTAAGCCTTTAGCGAGCCTATTGATTGATGGGCGTTTTGCTGTTGATGCAGAGGTTGTGTTTCCTGTAGTTCACGGCCCGCTTTATGAGGATGGCTGTTTACAAGGTATTTTGGAACTGGCTGGTATTGCCTATGTTGGATGTGACGTCTTACCTTCTGCTATTGGTATGGACAAAGACATGACGCGTCGTGTGGCCTGCATTGATGGTTTGCAATCAGCACGCTATAAGCTTTTATCTTGGCATACTCCTACTGCAGAACGGCAACGTTTCTGCCAAGAGGTTGCCACTGAATTTGGTTGGCCATTATTTGTGAAGCCATGCTCTATGGGTTCCAGTGTGGGCATTCACAAAGCCAAAAATATGAGCGAATTGTTGGCTGCAGTCGATGATGCGCTGCGCTATGATGAAGAAATTATAGTCGAATCGTTTATTGAAGGCCGTGAGATCGAGTTGTCTGTGCTCGAAAGCTTAGACCCTTCTGCAGCTCCACGAGTGAGTATTGCTGGAGAAATATGTGTTCATCATCCTGATGGCTTTTATTCCTACTCGGCAAAATACCTCGAGAGTAATCAAACTGATTTAATTATTCCTGCTCCTTTAAGTGCTGCTTTAGCGGAGCGATTAAAGCAAGCTTCTGCAGATGTCTTTACCCGTTTAAAATGCAAAGGCATGGCACGGGTCGATTTCTTTGTGAATGATAAAACAGAAACAATTTATTTTAATGAAATTAATACCTTGCCTGGTTTTACTTCCATAAGCATGTACCCAAAGTTATGGCAGGCGAGTGGTTTAGCTTATCCTGATTTGCTTGATGAACTAATTCGTATTGCACAGGTTCATCAAAATTGTCGTAAACATTTAGTAACTAATTATCAGTGA
- the ftsZ gene encoding cell division protein FtsZ, whose product MFELMEGQLQGSNAVIKVVGVGGGGGNAVEHMVAENIEGVEFICANTDAQALRASNAKIHIQLGDELTKGLGAGANPQIGREAAEEDRELIREILAGADMVFITAGMGGGTGTGAAPVFAEIAKELGILTVAIVTKPFSFEGKQRALAAEEGIRRLAEHVDSLITIPNNKLLSVLGKNISLLNAFKAANNVLLGAVKGISDLITRPGLINVDFADVRTVMSEMGMAMMGTGSAVGEQRARQAAEAAIASPLLEDVNFSGARGILVNITAGLDMSIGEFEEVGDVVKEFISDDATVVVGTVIDPDMTDEMRVTVIVTGLGDARQRHQQAQPQQAYRARLVESMRSDGSFDYQELDRPAVVRKHASSTAAASTMKANGDHVPDVDYLDIPAFLRRQEEA is encoded by the coding sequence ATGTTTGAATTAATGGAAGGCCAACTGCAAGGTAGTAATGCAGTCATTAAGGTAGTTGGTGTCGGCGGCGGCGGTGGTAATGCTGTAGAGCACATGGTTGCTGAAAATATTGAAGGTGTTGAGTTTATTTGCGCGAATACAGATGCTCAAGCGTTAAGGGCGTCTAATGCAAAGATTCACATCCAGTTAGGTGATGAATTAACTAAAGGCTTAGGTGCTGGTGCAAACCCACAAATTGGCCGTGAAGCTGCTGAAGAAGATCGTGAATTAATTCGCGAAATACTTGCAGGTGCTGATATGGTATTTATTACTGCCGGAATGGGCGGTGGAACTGGAACTGGTGCTGCTCCTGTATTTGCAGAAATTGCCAAAGAGTTAGGAATTTTAACAGTTGCGATTGTGACTAAACCTTTTTCATTCGAAGGCAAGCAACGTGCTTTGGCTGCAGAAGAAGGCATTCGTCGCCTTGCAGAACATGTCGATTCATTAATTACCATACCTAACAATAAGTTGCTCAGTGTTTTAGGTAAAAATATTAGTTTATTAAATGCCTTTAAAGCGGCTAATAATGTATTACTCGGTGCAGTAAAAGGGATTTCAGATCTTATTACTCGCCCAGGTTTAATTAACGTCGACTTCGCGGACGTACGTACAGTAATGTCGGAAATGGGTATGGCGATGATGGGAACTGGTAGCGCAGTAGGTGAGCAACGCGCTCGTCAAGCTGCTGAAGCTGCAATTGCTTCTCCATTATTAGAAGACGTGAATTTCTCAGGCGCTCGTGGAATCCTGGTGAATATTACCGCAGGGCTTGATATGTCAATCGGTGAGTTTGAAGAGGTTGGCGACGTTGTTAAAGAATTTATTTCTGATGATGCAACAGTGGTTGTGGGAACAGTAATTGATCCAGATATGACTGATGAAATGCGAGTTACTGTGATTGTGACTGGCTTGGGTGATGCACGACAACGTCATCAACAAGCTCAACCACAACAAGCGTATCGTGCTCGTTTGGTTGAATCAATGAGAAGTGATGGTTCATTTGACTATCAAGAGCTAGATCGCCCAGCAGTAGTGCGTAAGCATGCCAGTTCGACTGCAGCAGCTTCCACAATGAAAGCAAATGGTGATCATGTTCCTGATGTTGATTATCTAGATATCCCTGCTTTTTTACGTCGTCAAGAAGAAGCGTAG
- the lpxC gene encoding UDP-3-O-acyl-N-acetylglucosamine deacetylase: MIKQRTPKKVIQATGVGLHSGEKVLLTLRPAPVNTGIVFRRVDLSPVVEIPASYEHVGDTMLCTTLHHGQVKIATVEHLLSALAGLGIDNAYIDVNAPELPIMDGSAAPFVFLIQSAGIREQNAPKKYIRITKPIRVEDNGKYVQFYPYNGYKISFTIDFDHPAFNDKPQKVSFDFSTTSYVREVCRARTFGFLSDYEKLRECDLAKGGSLDNAIVVDDYRVLNEDGLRFESEFVTHKVLDAIGDLYLLGSSLIGAFEGHKSGHELNNRLLRELMVRQDAWEYTTFDADDYLPVMHNEFCPVEA; the protein is encoded by the coding sequence ATGATAAAACAAAGAACTCCTAAAAAAGTAATCCAGGCTACTGGCGTGGGATTGCATTCGGGTGAGAAAGTGCTTTTAACCCTGAGACCTGCTCCTGTTAATACTGGCATTGTTTTTCGACGCGTTGATCTTTCGCCTGTGGTTGAAATCCCTGCATCCTATGAGCATGTAGGCGATACGATGTTATGTACTACACTGCATCATGGCCAGGTTAAAATTGCTACTGTAGAGCATTTGCTTTCTGCTTTGGCTGGTTTAGGCATTGATAATGCATACATTGATGTTAATGCTCCTGAGCTTCCGATTATGGATGGCAGTGCCGCTCCTTTTGTATTTTTGATCCAATCGGCAGGCATTCGCGAGCAAAATGCACCAAAGAAATACATCCGCATTACTAAGCCCATTCGTGTAGAGGATAATGGGAAGTATGTGCAATTTTATCCATATAATGGGTATAAAATTTCCTTTACTATTGATTTTGATCATCCAGCATTCAATGATAAGCCACAAAAGGTAAGCTTTGATTTCTCTACAACTTCTTATGTTAGAGAAGTGTGCCGTGCGCGTACTTTTGGTTTTCTTTCTGATTATGAGAAGTTACGTGAGTGTGATTTAGCTAAAGGTGGTAGCCTGGATAATGCAATCGTAGTAGATGACTATCGAGTCCTTAATGAAGATGGGCTGCGTTTTGAATCTGAATTTGTAACTCATAAGGTTTTAGACGCGATCGGCGATCTTTATTTATTAGGTTCTAGTCTGATTGGTGCCTTTGAAGGGCATAAATCAGGGCATGAACTGAATAACAGATTATTACGTGAGTTAATGGTACGACAAGATGCGTGGGAATATACTACTTTTGACGCAGACGATTACCTCCCCGTAATGCATAATGAATTTTGCCCCGTAGAAGCCTAA
- the ftsA gene encoding cell division protein FtsA → MAKKIEKNIITGLDIGTSKINALIGEVSSDGTIEVIGIGRHPSRGLKRGVVVDIEATVNSIQRAVQEAELMANCEVRTVYAGIAGSHIRSLNSHGIVAIREKEVSQADVERVIDAAKAVAIPADQKILHILPQEFIIDYQGSIREPVGMAGVRLESRVHLVTGSVSAAQNIVKCVRRCGLEVSDIILEQLASSHAVLTDDEKDLGVCLIDIGAGTTDIAIFSEGAIQHTAVIPIAGDQVTNDIAMALRTPTKAAEAIKLTHACALPELANPTQMLEVASANERPGRKISAKALADVVSARYEELFTLVRNELRRSGFEDRMAAGIVITGGAANVHGAIELAELCFEMPVRKGYAQHVSGLAEVSENPAFATGVGLLLHGYQQQYDARYNVPAMSENSKGLWLRMKEWFQGNF, encoded by the coding sequence ATGGCTAAGAAAATAGAAAAAAATATTATCACTGGCTTGGATATAGGCACCTCAAAAATTAATGCACTGATAGGTGAAGTATCCTCCGATGGAACAATCGAAGTAATTGGGATTGGTCGTCATCCTTCTCGTGGTTTAAAACGCGGTGTAGTCGTTGACATAGAGGCTACAGTGAATTCGATTCAGCGCGCAGTACAAGAGGCTGAGTTGATGGCTAATTGTGAAGTCAGAACAGTTTATGCTGGGATTGCTGGCAGCCACATACGCAGTTTAAATTCCCATGGAATAGTTGCTATTCGTGAAAAAGAAGTATCGCAAGCCGATGTAGAGCGCGTGATTGATGCGGCAAAGGCGGTTGCGATTCCTGCGGATCAAAAAATTCTGCATATCCTACCTCAAGAATTTATTATCGATTATCAAGGCAGTATTCGTGAGCCTGTAGGTATGGCCGGTGTTCGTCTTGAGTCACGAGTGCACTTGGTGACTGGCTCTGTGAGTGCGGCACAAAACATTGTGAAATGTGTTCGTCGCTGCGGTTTAGAGGTAAGTGATATTATTCTCGAGCAGCTGGCTTCAAGCCATGCAGTGCTTACGGATGATGAAAAAGATTTAGGCGTTTGCTTGATTGATATCGGTGCAGGAACTACAGACATTGCTATATTTTCTGAGGGGGCGATTCAGCATACAGCAGTAATTCCGATTGCAGGTGATCAAGTAACCAATGATATTGCAATGGCTTTACGTACACCAACTAAAGCAGCAGAAGCAATCAAATTAACGCATGCTTGTGCCTTACCTGAATTAGCAAATCCAACCCAAATGTTGGAAGTTGCCAGTGCTAATGAGCGACCAGGAAGAAAAATTTCAGCAAAAGCTTTAGCTGATGTTGTTTCAGCTCGTTACGAAGAATTATTTACTTTAGTGCGCAATGAGTTACGTCGCAGCGGTTTTGAAGATCGCATGGCTGCTGGCATTGTAATTACCGGTGGTGCTGCGAATGTTCATGGCGCGATTGAGCTGGCGGAGCTTTGTTTTGAAATGCCAGTACGTAAAGGCTATGCACAACACGTATCAGGCTTGGCTGAGGTTAGTGAAAATCCTGCCTTTGCTACGGGTGTAGGTTTGCTGTTGCACGGATACCAGCAACAATACGATGCACGCTACAACGTCCCTGCAATGAGTGAAAACTCTAAGGGTTTGTGGTTGCGTATGAAAGAATGGTTTCAAGGAAATTTTTAA
- a CDS encoding cell division protein FtsQ/DivIB: protein MSTNRSNESGSLRYVCLLWGLILCAVILAGRLAYWYLSDAEYFPITTIKVAASYEHVTHKELEDILAKYVGDSFFALPARALQSELNELSWVDTATVERVWPDTLKIRLIEKKPVAIWGNSLMTGDGRLFNEGSDIGDLSLPKLKGPSSQQLDVLQVYEKLSKILSMYGLNATGLHLRDNQSWVLLIGNNIKIYLGKNELEARLLRFCKAYPAVFAQKIEQLASVDLRYPRGMAVQWKQQTER, encoded by the coding sequence ATGAGTACGAATAGGAGCAATGAATCTGGGAGCTTACGCTATGTTTGCCTGCTTTGGGGGTTAATCCTTTGCGCGGTGATATTAGCAGGGCGCCTGGCTTATTGGTACCTATCTGATGCAGAGTATTTTCCGATAACCACGATTAAGGTAGCTGCAAGTTATGAACATGTGACTCATAAGGAATTAGAAGATATTTTAGCAAAATATGTAGGCGATAGTTTTTTTGCGTTACCTGCAAGAGCATTACAAAGTGAACTGAATGAGCTGAGCTGGGTAGATACGGCGACTGTAGAGCGCGTTTGGCCAGATACATTAAAAATCAGGCTAATCGAAAAGAAACCCGTAGCAATTTGGGGTAATTCACTAATGACCGGAGATGGTCGGTTATTTAACGAAGGCTCTGATATTGGTGATTTAAGTCTACCAAAGTTAAAAGGACCCTCATCTCAGCAGCTAGACGTCTTACAAGTTTACGAAAAATTGAGTAAGATATTATCAATGTACGGATTGAATGCTACTGGACTGCATTTAAGAGATAACCAATCCTGGGTATTATTAATAGGAAATAACATAAAAATATACTTAGGAAAGAACGAGTTAGAAGCACGATTGCTGCGATTTTGTAAGGCATATCCAGCTGTATTTGCTCAAAAAATCGAGCAGTTGGCAAGTGTAGACTTACGCTATCCGCGTGGTATGGCAGTGCAGTGGAAACAACAAACGGAACGATAA